Proteins found in one Erythrobacter sp. KY5 genomic segment:
- the argS gene encoding arginine--tRNA ligase, with translation MTDMTTLYAAYAGTIQNALDALVADGTLPEGTSFANVTLEPPRDPSHGDLATNAAMVLAKPAKTNPRALAEAIAAKLEADPTIVSAEIAGPGFLNLRLDPSAWLGELETIIRLGDDYGRSTMGAGTTVNVEYVSANPTGPMHMGHCRGAVVGDALSSLLELAGHNVTREYYINDAGGQVDTLARSAHLRYREALGEDIGEIPEGYYPGDYLKPIGEYLAQELGDKHLDTPEEEWLPYFRAEAVEKMMDLIKSDLALLGIHHDVFASEAALHAAGKPDEAEKWLREHGLVYDGVLEAPKGKAPPEDWEPVELPLFRSTQFGDDQDRPIKKSDGKWTYFGADLAYHMQKAADADELIDIWGADHAGTVKRIKAAVAALSQGQGNPIPFDVKLVQMVQLMRGGEPVKMSKRSGNFITIADMVEEVGKDVVRFTMLTRKPEAQMEFDFAKVVEASKDNPVWYVQYAHARIQSTIRKAADEEGVTPSLDALGQLGQEELALIRRAAQFPREVEAAAKAREPHRIAFYLYDLATDLNSFYSLGNTEPEKRFILKHDKGLTAARLFLASAIGQVLRNGLRVLGVEAVDRM, from the coding sequence ATGACCGACATGACAACTCTTTACGCCGCCTACGCCGGGACGATCCAAAACGCGCTTGACGCGCTTGTCGCAGACGGGACGCTGCCTGAGGGCACGTCCTTTGCGAATGTCACGCTTGAGCCGCCGCGCGATCCTTCGCATGGCGACCTTGCGACCAATGCCGCGATGGTGCTGGCAAAGCCTGCCAAGACCAATCCCCGCGCATTGGCCGAAGCGATTGCGGCGAAACTTGAAGCCGATCCTACGATTGTGAGCGCCGAAATCGCGGGACCTGGGTTTCTCAATCTGCGGCTCGACCCGTCAGCCTGGCTCGGAGAACTTGAGACGATCATCAGGCTTGGCGACGATTATGGTCGCTCGACCATGGGTGCCGGAACGACGGTCAATGTCGAATATGTAAGCGCCAACCCGACCGGCCCCATGCATATGGGCCATTGTCGCGGCGCGGTGGTGGGCGATGCGCTGTCCAGCCTGCTTGAGCTGGCGGGGCATAATGTCACGCGCGAATATTACATCAACGACGCTGGCGGTCAGGTCGACACGCTCGCCCGGTCAGCGCACCTGCGCTATCGCGAGGCACTGGGTGAAGATATCGGCGAGATACCGGAAGGATATTATCCGGGCGATTACCTCAAACCGATTGGCGAATATCTCGCGCAGGAACTGGGCGACAAGCACCTCGACACACCTGAAGAAGAGTGGCTGCCATACTTCCGCGCCGAAGCGGTCGAGAAGATGATGGACCTCATCAAGTCCGATCTTGCCCTGCTTGGCATCCATCATGACGTCTTTGCATCCGAAGCCGCGCTTCATGCTGCGGGTAAGCCGGATGAGGCGGAAAAGTGGCTGCGTGAACACGGCCTCGTCTATGATGGCGTGCTTGAAGCGCCCAAGGGCAAGGCCCCGCCTGAGGATTGGGAGCCGGTTGAATTGCCGCTTTTCCGCTCGACGCAATTCGGCGACGATCAGGACCGCCCAATCAAGAAGTCGGACGGCAAGTGGACATATTTCGGCGCGGACCTTGCCTACCACATGCAAAAGGCCGCCGATGCCGATGAGCTGATCGATATTTGGGGTGCGGACCATGCCGGCACGGTCAAGCGGATCAAGGCGGCAGTTGCTGCTCTGTCGCAAGGGCAAGGCAATCCGATCCCGTTTGACGTCAAGCTCGTCCAGATGGTTCAGCTGATGCGCGGCGGTGAGCCGGTCAAGATGTCAAAGCGTTCGGGCAATTTCATCACCATCGCCGACATGGTCGAGGAAGTCGGCAAGGACGTGGTGCGTTTCACTATGCTGACCCGCAAGCCGGAAGCGCAGATGGAATTCGACTTCGCCAAAGTGGTCGAGGCATCGAAGGACAATCCAGTCTGGTACGTTCAGTACGCTCACGCCCGGATTCAATCGACAATTCGCAAGGCTGCGGATGAAGAGGGCGTTACGCCTTCGCTCGACGCTCTTGGCCAGCTGGGTCAGGAAGAGCTGGCGCTGATCCGGCGTGCGGCACAATTCCCTCGCGAGGTGGAAGCCGCGGCCAAGGCGCGCGAACCTCACCGGATCGCGTTTTACCTTTATGACCTCGCGACCGACCTCAATTCGTTCTACAGCCTCGGTAACACTGAGCCTGAAAAGCGGTTCATCCTGAAACATGATAAGGGCTTAACCGCAGCGCGCCTTTTCCTCGCATCGGCAATCGGGCAAGTGCTGCGTAATGGCCTCCGCGTTCTTGGCGTGGAAGCCGTCGACCGAATGTAA
- a CDS encoding SPOR domain-containing protein, translating to MIEAEYEEIEDGTDQLDLSDDDSLPWLEAEEEDDAAGGVDTRQVVGFALFMLFLLVVIVGSFWYLGGRQSGGEQVADGSIIAAPDTPIKERPEDPGGKEFDGTGNVAPVVGEGGTSEGVMATQEPAATAGGADGENARQAFATTSGVGVQLAAYSSRARAEQGWNDITRRTDALSGFRYRIEEGVVDIGTVYRLQAVAGDRAAGDALCAALKADGIDCQVKP from the coding sequence ATGATCGAAGCCGAATATGAAGAGATAGAGGACGGCACCGACCAGCTCGACCTTTCCGACGACGACAGTCTGCCCTGGCTGGAAGCGGAGGAAGAGGACGATGCAGCCGGGGGCGTCGACACACGTCAGGTGGTCGGCTTCGCTTTGTTCATGCTTTTCCTTCTCGTCGTCATAGTCGGCAGTTTCTGGTATTTAGGCGGTCGCCAGAGCGGTGGCGAACAGGTCGCCGATGGCAGCATCATCGCAGCACCGGACACGCCGATCAAAGAGCGACCGGAAGATCCAGGCGGCAAGGAATTCGACGGAACCGGCAATGTCGCGCCCGTAGTTGGAGAAGGCGGCACAAGCGAAGGTGTGATGGCCACGCAAGAACCAGCCGCGACGGCTGGCGGTGCCGATGGCGAGAACGCCCGGCAGGCTTTCGCGACGACCAGCGGTGTCGGCGTACAGCTTGCCGCCTATTCGTCTCGCGCACGGGCCGAACAGGGCTGGAATGACATTACCCGCCGCACCGATGCACTTTCCGGTTTCCGCTACAGGATTGAAGAGGGCGTGGTAGACATCGGTACGGTCTATCGCTTGCAGGCAGTTGCGGGTGATCGGGCAGCGGGCGATGCGCTTTGTGCAGCGCTAAAAGCCGATGGAATTGATTGCCAGGTCAAACCCTGA
- the nagZ gene encoding beta-N-acetylhexosaminidase, with protein MIPAIFGCSGPELTAEERAFFREADPAGYILFGRNCLDPEQLRKLTDDLRDIHGRDRLLVSIDQEGGRVARLRPPQWASYPSGEAFDKLYKVAPASAIEAARAGAKAMGLELSAMGITVDYHPPLDLRQSGAHDVIGDRSLGADPMQVAAIGRAILEGLAAAGVTGCIKHMPGHGRAMADSHKEMPVVDADADALAADIAPFRSLNWAPIGMTAHLKFPVWDADNPATQSEVIVRDIIRGEIGFDGLLLTDDIDMEALEGTIPERSARAHAAGCDIVLNCWAKMDDMAGICEVLPTMSGQTTARLDRALEGTRLADCIADEAADLLAKRDALLALAEEAA; from the coding sequence ATGATTCCGGCGATATTCGGATGTTCTGGACCTGAACTTACCGCAGAGGAACGCGCGTTCTTCCGCGAGGCTGATCCTGCGGGCTACATTCTGTTCGGGCGCAACTGCCTCGATCCTGAGCAATTGCGCAAACTGACCGACGATCTGCGCGATATCCATGGGCGCGATCGTTTGCTGGTTTCGATCGATCAGGAAGGCGGGCGCGTGGCTCGGCTGCGACCTCCGCAATGGGCTTCCTATCCATCGGGCGAAGCGTTCGACAAGCTTTACAAGGTCGCCCCAGCCAGCGCTATCGAAGCGGCAAGGGCAGGCGCCAAGGCAATGGGGCTGGAGCTTTCGGCGATGGGGATCACGGTCGACTACCATCCGCCCCTCGATTTGAGGCAGTCGGGCGCGCACGACGTGATCGGGGACCGGTCGCTTGGTGCCGATCCGATGCAGGTCGCTGCAATTGGCAGAGCAATCCTCGAAGGTCTCGCCGCTGCGGGCGTCACAGGCTGTATCAAGCACATGCCGGGCCATGGCCGCGCGATGGCCGATTCGCACAAGGAAATGCCAGTCGTTGACGCCGATGCCGACGCGCTGGCTGCGGATATTGCACCGTTCAGGAGCCTCAATTGGGCTCCCATCGGTATGACCGCGCACCTCAAATTCCCGGTCTGGGACGCCGATAACCCCGCGACGCAATCCGAGGTGATAGTCCGCGACATTATTCGCGGTGAAATTGGTTTCGACGGTCTTTTGCTCACAGACGATATCGACATGGAAGCGCTTGAGGGCACCATCCCTGAGCGTTCGGCGAGAGCGCATGCAGCGGGCTGCGATATCGTGCTCAATTGCTGGGCCAAGATGGACGACATGGCCGGCATCTGTGAAGTGCTGCCCACGATGTCGGGCCAGACGACAGCGCGCCTTGACCGCGCGCTCGAAGGCACACGCCTTGCAGATTGCATCGCGGATGAAGCAGCCGACCTTCTTGCCAAGCGCGATGCACTGCTGGCCCTCGCTGAGGAGGCCGCATGA
- a CDS encoding ScpA family protein translates to MPDGWVDENGKQGAKQGDDALYLELDGWEGPLDLLLDLARRQKVDLRQISILALVDQYLNYIERAQGLRLELAADYLVMAAWLAYLKSALLLPKEEQEDPSPEELALRLQLRLQRLGAMREAAARLMGRDRIGRDIFVRGAPEGLRTDRKTLWRSDAYSLIQAYGQVKARTAPRIYHVSDRPVMTLDSALDRVSAMLGVTLDWMDIRDFLPKHAAPALRKSALASSFVAALELARLGRAEIAQEEAFSPLRIRRLKAAASA, encoded by the coding sequence ATGCCCGACGGTTGGGTAGATGAAAACGGCAAGCAAGGCGCGAAACAGGGCGATGATGCACTCTATCTCGAGCTTGATGGCTGGGAAGGCCCGCTCGATCTGTTGCTCGACCTTGCGCGGCGTCAGAAGGTTGATCTTCGCCAGATTTCCATCCTCGCGCTGGTCGACCAGTACCTGAACTATATCGAGCGCGCTCAGGGCCTGAGGCTGGAACTGGCGGCAGACTACCTCGTGATGGCTGCCTGGCTGGCTTACCTCAAATCGGCGCTGTTGCTGCCCAAGGAAGAACAGGAAGACCCGAGCCCCGAGGAGCTCGCACTGCGCCTTCAGTTGCGACTTCAAAGACTTGGCGCGATGCGCGAGGCCGCGGCTAGGCTCATGGGCCGCGATCGGATCGGACGCGACATCTTTGTTCGCGGCGCGCCGGAGGGACTTCGGACTGATCGCAAGACATTGTGGCGCTCGGATGCCTATTCGCTGATCCAGGCTTACGGACAAGTCAAGGCGCGTACGGCGCCGCGCATCTACCACGTGTCAGACCGTCCGGTCATGACACTGGACAGCGCGCTGGACCGGGTCTCCGCGATGCTGGGCGTGACACTGGACTGGATGGATATTCGCGACTTTCTGCCGAAACATGCCGCGCCTGCGCTGCGCAAATCGGCGCTTGCATCCAGCTTCGTCGCGGCGCTGGAGCTCGCGCGATTGGGACGGGCTGAGATTGCGCAGGAAGAGGCCTTTTCACCGCTTCGCATTCGCAGGCTTAAGGCAGCGGCAAGCGCATGA
- the scpB gene encoding SMC-Scp complex subunit ScpB produces MSEETDDVPDEIERGLEATLFASEEPLSVDQLAAHLGDCDKSLIRESLKALQAHYEKRGVQLVERGKRWHFETAADMAHLLRREKEQVRRLSRAATEVLAIIAYHEPVSRAEIESIRGVQTSGGTLDVLMEAGWIKLAGRREVPGRPVIYATTPEFLDHFGLASRRDLPGIDELKAAGLLDPVDEAFEEAMGDSGEESPDDENDGESCSAAQDAGESDEECSAAG; encoded by the coding sequence ATGAGCGAGGAAACGGACGATGTGCCCGACGAAATCGAACGCGGGCTTGAGGCGACGTTGTTCGCTTCCGAAGAGCCGCTATCTGTGGATCAACTCGCAGCGCATCTGGGCGATTGCGACAAGTCGCTGATCCGGGAGAGCCTCAAAGCGCTTCAAGCTCACTACGAAAAGCGCGGCGTTCAGTTGGTAGAGCGCGGCAAACGCTGGCATTTCGAAACCGCTGCCGACATGGCGCATTTGCTCCGCCGCGAAAAAGAGCAGGTTCGCCGCCTCAGCCGTGCTGCGACCGAAGTGCTCGCGATTATCGCCTATCACGAGCCGGTAAGCCGGGCGGAGATCGAATCGATCCGCGGGGTTCAGACCAGTGGCGGGACGCTGGATGTCCTCATGGAAGCGGGGTGGATCAAGCTGGCCGGTCGCCGCGAAGTGCCCGGGCGGCCAGTGATTTACGCGACAACGCCTGAATTCCTCGATCACTTTGGCCTTGCGTCGAGGCGTGACCTGCCCGGCATTGACGAGCTCAAGGCAGCAGGGCTCCTCGATCCGGTCGACGAAGCTTTCGAGGAAGCGATGGGGGATTCTGGCGAAGAAAGCCCCGATGACGAGAATGACGGCGAAAGTTGCAGCGCCGCACAAGATGCCGGCGAAAGCGATGAGGAATGCTCCGCTGCGGGTTGA
- a CDS encoding twin-arginine translocase TatA/TatE family subunit: MGGIGIWQILIVALVVLVLFGRGRISEMMGDFGKGISSFKKGMSEEESASSTPNAQIEAPAKDVTPADTKTSEKTDSAS, translated from the coding sequence ATGGGCGGTATTGGAATCTGGCAAATCCTCATCGTGGCGCTCGTCGTCCTCGTCCTGTTCGGACGCGGCCGGATCTCTGAGATGATGGGCGATTTCGGCAAAGGGATATCGAGTTTCAAGAAGGGCATGAGCGAGGAGGAGAGCGCCAGTTCGACACCCAATGCTCAGATCGAAGCGCCTGCCAAGGACGTGACCCCCGCCGATACCAAGACGAGCGAGAAGACTGACTCGGCAAGCTGA
- the tatB gene encoding Sec-independent protein translocase protein TatB, translated as MFDIGAAELLVIIIVAVLVIGPKDMPHAMRTAGRWIGKVRKVSTHFRTGIDAMVREAELEDMEKKWKAQNEAIMKRSAASAESANGEPVMTGPPPATETPQSVSAESAAPKAASDAVEDVQPEPAPGAAKPKD; from the coding sequence ATGTTCGACATCGGCGCCGCTGAATTACTGGTGATCATTATCGTCGCGGTCCTCGTGATCGGGCCGAAGGACATGCCGCACGCCATGCGCACAGCTGGCCGCTGGATCGGAAAGGTGCGCAAGGTGTCCACTCACTTTCGAACAGGCATCGACGCGATGGTCCGCGAAGCCGAGCTTGAGGACATGGAGAAAAAGTGGAAGGCGCAAAACGAGGCGATCATGAAGCGGTCCGCCGCCAGCGCCGAATCTGCCAATGGTGAGCCAGTGATGACCGGGCCGCCGCCTGCGACTGAAACTCCTCAGTCCGTCTCAGCCGAAAGCGCTGCGCCAAAAGCAGCAAGCGATGCTGTCGAAGACGTCCAGCCTGAACCTGCGCCTGGCGCGGCAAAGCCGAAGGACTAG
- the tatC gene encoding twin-arginine translocase subunit TatC produces the protein MAFEIKDIDETRAPLLDHLIELRTRLVRSVFALLIGFGICFYFADPILGYLVQPLKEAFPEGEGQLIFTKLPEIFFVELKVGLFAGFMVSFPIIANQLWAFVAPGLYANEKKAFLPFLVATPVLFIGGAALAYYVVMPTAFRFFLGFGGEAGGLSIQALPTAGDYLSLVMQFILAFGITFLLPVLLMLLHRAGIVTRAQLAGARRYVIVGVVALAAIVTPPDPGSQVILAVPLLVLFEGSLLLMRVQERTMKRAAKNSDTAKPEKGEPGNIASGDDSSVTAD, from the coding sequence ATGGCATTCGAGATCAAGGATATCGACGAGACACGCGCTCCCCTGCTCGATCATCTGATTGAGCTTCGCACCCGGCTCGTGCGCTCGGTATTCGCGCTGTTGATTGGCTTTGGGATCTGTTTCTATTTTGCAGACCCGATCCTGGGTTATCTGGTGCAGCCTTTGAAGGAGGCGTTTCCCGAAGGTGAGGGGCAGCTGATTTTCACCAAGCTGCCGGAAATCTTCTTCGTCGAGCTCAAGGTCGGTCTGTTTGCAGGCTTCATGGTCAGTTTCCCGATCATTGCCAATCAGCTTTGGGCTTTTGTTGCCCCTGGCCTTTACGCGAATGAGAAAAAGGCTTTCCTGCCTTTCCTTGTCGCGACCCCGGTCTTGTTCATCGGAGGGGCGGCGCTTGCCTATTACGTGGTGATGCCCACTGCTTTCCGGTTCTTCCTGGGTTTCGGTGGCGAAGCCGGCGGACTGTCGATCCAGGCTCTACCTACGGCTGGCGACTATCTCAGCCTCGTCATGCAGTTTATTCTGGCATTCGGGATAACGTTCCTGCTTCCCGTGCTGCTGATGCTGCTTCACCGCGCTGGTATCGTCACGCGTGCCCAGCTTGCCGGAGCTCGCCGCTATGTGATTGTCGGCGTGGTGGCGCTTGCTGCCATCGTCACACCGCCCGATCCGGGTAGCCAGGTGATCCTCGCAGTGCCGTTGCTGGTGCTGTTCGAGGGATCGCTGTTGCTCATGCGTGTGCAGGAGCGGACGATGAAGCGGGCTGCCAAGAACTCCGATACTGCGAAGCCGGAAAAAGGTGAGCCGGGCAACATTGCAAGCGGTGACGATTCAAGCGTCACGGCGGACTAG